Proteins encoded by one window of Pirellulales bacterium:
- a CDS encoding FG-GAP-like repeat-containing protein yields the protein MSRSPSRWCATVGVAVFAGLASSFIVAPAVAADSPATASQSDTAGSPPYPRSTVPANGKPIHFKKTVLDTKFRGEGVAVGDFNHDGKLDIAAGNVYYAAPDWKMHVIYGTAPKDFDPHGYSDEFIAFADDVNHDGWTDYIVIGFPGTAAYWYENPKGAPGPWKQHLIGPVASTESPQYLDIDGNGHKALLMAVSEGQMAIVRPDPSDPNKPWINEAVSVKHAPGTDRFSHGIGAGSIRNNGRNDVLIPAGWWESPADKSEHPWKFHKADFGNVAAQMYVFDFNGDGLNDVLTSSPHDYGIWWHEQLKDGGWKTHEIDKTFSQSHSLVLADLTGDGLPGFVTGKRWWAHGPNGDKGAGEPQVLYWYELQRHDGKAEFVRHEIDNHSGVGTQFQVIDINGDGLLDIVIANKAGVFLFEQYRD from the coding sequence ATGTCACGCTCCCCTTCGCGGTGGTGCGCCACCGTTGGTGTCGCTGTTTTCGCCGGTCTTGCTTCGTCGTTCATCGTTGCTCCGGCGGTTGCCGCGGATTCTCCGGCCACGGCGTCGCAATCGGACACGGCCGGCTCGCCCCCTTATCCGCGCTCCACGGTGCCCGCCAACGGTAAACCGATTCACTTCAAGAAAACGGTGCTCGACACCAAATTTCGCGGCGAAGGTGTGGCCGTCGGCGATTTCAATCACGACGGCAAGCTCGACATCGCTGCCGGCAATGTCTACTACGCGGCGCCGGATTGGAAGATGCATGTGATCTACGGCACGGCGCCGAAGGATTTCGATCCGCACGGCTATAGCGATGAATTTATCGCCTTTGCCGACGACGTGAACCACGACGGTTGGACCGACTACATCGTGATCGGTTTCCCCGGGACGGCGGCGTATTGGTATGAAAACCCGAAGGGCGCGCCCGGCCCTTGGAAGCAGCATTTGATCGGCCCGGTGGCGAGCACGGAGAGCCCGCAATACCTCGATATCGACGGCAATGGCCATAAGGCCCTGCTAATGGCCGTGTCCGAGGGCCAGATGGCGATCGTGCGCCCCGATCCGAGCGATCCGAACAAGCCGTGGATCAACGAAGCCGTCTCGGTCAAGCATGCGCCGGGAACCGATCGGTTTTCGCACGGCATCGGGGCTGGCTCGATCCGCAACAATGGCCGCAACGATGTGCTGATTCCGGCGGGCTGGTGGGAATCGCCGGCCGATAAGAGCGAGCATCCGTGGAAGTTTCACAAGGCCGACTTCGGCAACGTTGCCGCGCAGATGTATGTGTTCGACTTCAACGGCGACGGATTGAACGACGTGCTCACTTCCAGCCCGCACGACTACGGAATCTGGTGGCACGAGCAGCTCAAAGACGGCGGCTGGAAAACGCACGAAATCGACAAGACGTTTTCACAATCGCACAGCCTCGTGCTCGCCGATCTCACCGGCGACGGGCTGCCGGGATTTGTCACCGGCAAACGCTGGTGGGCGCACGGCCCGAATGGCGACAAAGGCGCCGGCGAGCCGCAGGTGCTCTATTGGTACGAACTGCAGCGGCACGACGGCAAGGCCGAGTTCGTCCGCCACGAGATCGACAACCACAGCGGCGTCGGCACGCAGTTTCAAGTGATCGATATCAACGGCGACGGCCTGTTGGATATCGTGATTGCGAACAAAGCCGGCGTGTTTCTTTTCGAGCAGTATCGCGACTGA
- a CDS encoding DUF1570 domain-containing protein — protein MRDAGSPFGNGKLRLPLPCRLALVLAFFAAAGAASLLRAEDWVDQRLAEPFHCHADFHLDPYQPLLDDLAYLQSDLVRALEVEPTHEPIELYLFAYPDAYVQYLNSRYPQVPYRRAMYIKDRGPGEMFAQVGPDFEIDLRHEATHALLHGSLPRVPLWLDEGLAKYFEMPRDKRIDGHPYLKTVRREAELGQLTKLSVLEQKRDLRQMGISEYRNSWAWVHFLLNGPPEAHDELVRYLGDIRDRKPTDRLSTRLESRISDLDARIARHFREWKSG, from the coding sequence ATGCGCGACGCCGGCTCACCGTTCGGCAATGGCAAACTTCGCTTGCCGCTGCCATGCCGCTTGGCTTTGGTTCTCGCTTTCTTTGCCGCCGCGGGCGCGGCGTCGCTGTTGCGGGCCGAGGATTGGGTCGACCAGCGGCTGGCCGAACCGTTTCACTGCCACGCCGATTTCCATCTCGACCCGTATCAACCGCTGCTCGACGATCTGGCTTATTTGCAGTCGGACCTGGTTCGCGCGCTGGAAGTCGAACCGACGCACGAGCCGATCGAATTGTATTTATTTGCGTATCCGGATGCGTATGTGCAGTATCTGAATTCGCGCTATCCGCAGGTGCCGTACCGGCGGGCGATGTATATCAAGGATCGCGGGCCGGGGGAAATGTTTGCCCAGGTCGGCCCCGATTTTGAGATCGATCTGCGCCACGAAGCGACACATGCCCTGTTGCACGGCAGCCTCCCGCGAGTGCCCCTCTGGCTCGACGAAGGGCTGGCCAAGTATTTCGAAATGCCGCGAGATAAGCGCATCGACGGCCATCCGTATCTGAAGACCGTCAGGCGCGAGGCCGAACTCGGCCAGCTTACCAAGCTGTCGGTGCTCGAGCAGAAGCGCGATCTGCGGCAAATGGGCATCAGCGAATATCGCAATTCTTGGGCTTGGGTGCATTTCCTGCTCAACGGCCCGCCGGAAGCGCACGACGAACTGGTCCGCTATCTCGGCGACATTCGCGATCGCAAGCCCACCGACCGCCTCAGCACACGGCTCGAAAGCCGCATTTCCGATCTCGACGCACGAATCGCTCGGCATTTCCGGGAGTGGAAGAGCGGTTAG
- a CDS encoding SAM-dependent methyltransferase has protein sequence MREPEFIFVTCQIGAEAAVKGELARDWPGLRFAYSRPGFLTFKLAGEHGIDDRCLLGSVFVRAAALSLGKATGETLNERARSVWQLSAGHAIDRLHVWQRDLVSPDHRSAKQAEPPPLVAEVRDAILRSAPSNVNGDPKAVSAGSPLLDRTRPGDLVLDCVLVAPEQWWVGLHRVSGTASCWPGGLFWEPLPLDAVSRAYLKMDEALAWSGLPVERGDVCVEIGSAPGGASQALLNRGLHVIGIDPADMDPRVVSHPHFEHWKKRGADVRRREFRKVRWLTADMNVAPRYTLDTVEAIVTHREVHIEGLLLTLKLMDGAPALAVPEYLERVRSWGYSQVAARQLHHNRHDFCLAATTGRVRKKKAVTARVVKRLGRAARHR, from the coding sequence ATGCGCGAACCGGAATTTATTTTTGTCACCTGCCAGATCGGCGCCGAAGCGGCGGTGAAGGGAGAACTTGCCCGCGATTGGCCGGGGCTGCGTTTTGCCTATTCGCGTCCAGGATTCTTGACGTTCAAACTCGCGGGAGAGCATGGAATCGACGATCGCTGTTTGCTCGGCTCGGTGTTTGTCCGCGCCGCGGCGCTGAGCTTGGGCAAAGCAACCGGAGAGACATTGAACGAGCGGGCCCGCAGCGTTTGGCAATTGTCGGCAGGCCACGCGATCGATCGGCTGCACGTTTGGCAGCGGGATCTGGTTTCGCCGGACCACCGCAGCGCGAAACAAGCGGAGCCGCCGCCGCTGGTGGCAGAAGTGCGCGATGCGATTCTACGCTCGGCGCCGTCGAACGTGAATGGCGATCCGAAGGCCGTGAGCGCCGGCTCGCCACTCCTCGATCGAACGCGTCCTGGCGACTTGGTGCTCGATTGCGTGCTGGTCGCGCCGGAGCAATGGTGGGTCGGATTGCACCGGGTTTCGGGCACGGCAAGTTGCTGGCCCGGCGGATTGTTTTGGGAGCCGTTGCCGCTCGACGCCGTCAGCCGGGCCTATTTGAAAATGGACGAAGCGCTGGCCTGGTCGGGCTTGCCCGTCGAGCGCGGGGATGTGTGTGTCGAGATCGGCAGCGCGCCTGGCGGGGCAAGCCAAGCGCTCTTGAACCGCGGTTTGCATGTGATCGGCATCGATCCGGCCGACATGGACCCGCGCGTCGTTTCGCATCCGCATTTCGAGCATTGGAAGAAACGTGGTGCCGACGTTCGCCGCCGCGAGTTCCGCAAAGTTCGCTGGCTGACCGCCGATATGAACGTCGCCCCGCGCTACACGCTCGACACCGTCGAAGCAATCGTCACACACCGCGAAGTCCACATCGAAGGGCTGCTGCTGACGCTCAAATTGATGGACGGCGCCCCGGCGCTCGCCGTGCCCGAGTATCTCGAGCGCGTGCGCTCGTGGGGATATTCGCAAGTCGCCGCCCGGCAATTGCACCACAATCGTCACGATTTCTGCCTGGCGGCGACGACCGGCCGCGTGCGGAAAAAAAAGGCCGTTACCGCTCGCGTGGTCAAAAGGCTCGGCAGAGCGGCCCGGCATCGATGA
- a CDS encoding HEPN domain-containing protein has product MDHQTEKAIKAVFILREAKFQYIHDLGRLLTELANAGVSVPKYLLQADQLTRYAVIARYPGRSPPVTKAQHARGVRIAERVINWAERQIRKKFP; this is encoded by the coding sequence GTGGATCACCAGACAGAGAAGGCCATCAAAGCCGTCTTCATTCTTCGCGAGGCAAAGTTCCAATACATCCACGACCTGGGACGATTGCTGACCGAGCTGGCAAACGCGGGCGTCTCGGTGCCCAAGTATCTCTTGCAGGCCGATCAACTTACCCGATATGCTGTTATCGCGCGTTATCCGGGTCGTTCCCCTCCGGTGACAAAGGCGCAACACGCGCGAGGTGTGCGGATCGCAGAGCGAGTCATCAATTGGGCGGAGCGGCAAATCCGCAAGAAATTCCCGTGA
- a CDS encoding ABC transporter ATP-binding protein, with protein MSSATTYTVDRTLTRVDRNDSYEADTRPLDIRLIVRLLSYTGPYATKRNWLLLCVLFRAIQLPALTWLTAAVIKGPVAGGSTSGIAIGAVAFLALAISTQFVMHFRQRLALELGESVVFDLRNQIFAHLQTLPMSFFNRTKLGRIISRMSSDVEDVRMGIQEVLFVSLVSLGQMAVAAGCMLWFDSTLFLMVLPLVPVLAAINHYFRRKMSIALRRLRESFSRVTATLAESVNGIRLTQGYVRQDTNGQMFGELVADHAQYNAVLNRAQGLFLPLLDLNNQFFVAALLLVGGYKALLPGAPTDVGNLLGFLFMASMFFSPISTLGNQYNQALTAMAASERVFLLLDTPADWSDAPTATDLEPIRGRIEFHDLSFGYDPKRLVLHGVNFIAEPGEMIALVGHTGSGKTSIINLIAKFYLPTAGQLLIDGRDICQTTSSSLHRQIGIVLQNNFLFSDSVLENIRVGRPEATDEEVFEAVRRLDCLDLIEGLPEGMATAVGERGGNLSLGQRQVVCFARAMLADPRILILDEATSSVDTITEARIQRALNLLLEGRTSFVVAHRLSTVRHADQVLVLDNGKIVERGRHAELLALGGTYAQLYRRFVEQ; from the coding sequence ATGTCGTCTGCAACCACCTACACCGTCGATCGAACGCTGACGCGCGTGGATCGCAACGATTCGTACGAAGCGGATACTCGGCCGCTGGATATTCGGCTGATCGTGCGGCTGCTTTCATACACCGGGCCATACGCCACGAAGCGCAATTGGCTGCTCTTGTGCGTGCTGTTTCGTGCGATCCAATTGCCGGCTCTGACGTGGTTGACCGCCGCAGTGATCAAAGGGCCGGTCGCGGGCGGGAGCACTTCGGGAATCGCAATCGGCGCGGTCGCATTTCTCGCCCTGGCGATCAGCACGCAGTTCGTCATGCACTTCCGGCAGCGGCTTGCGCTCGAATTGGGTGAATCGGTGGTGTTCGACTTGCGCAATCAGATTTTCGCGCATCTGCAAACGTTGCCGATGAGCTTTTTCAATCGCACCAAGCTGGGCCGCATCATCAGCCGCATGAGTTCCGACGTGGAAGACGTGCGGATGGGAATTCAAGAAGTGCTGTTTGTCAGCCTCGTGTCGCTGGGGCAGATGGCCGTGGCCGCGGGGTGCATGCTGTGGTTCGATTCGACGCTGTTTTTGATGGTGCTGCCGCTAGTGCCGGTGCTCGCGGCGATCAATCATTATTTTCGCCGCAAGATGAGCATCGCCCTGCGGCGGTTGCGCGAATCGTTCAGCCGCGTGACGGCAACGCTGGCCGAGAGCGTCAACGGCATTCGCCTGACGCAGGGCTATGTGCGGCAAGACACCAATGGCCAGATGTTCGGCGAACTCGTGGCCGACCACGCCCAATACAACGCCGTGCTGAACCGCGCTCAAGGACTGTTCCTGCCGCTATTGGATTTGAACAATCAGTTTTTCGTCGCCGCGTTGTTGCTCGTCGGCGGCTACAAGGCGCTCTTGCCCGGCGCGCCGACCGACGTCGGCAATTTGCTCGGGTTTTTGTTCATGGCATCAATGTTTTTCTCTCCGATCTCGACGCTCGGCAATCAATACAATCAGGCCCTGACGGCCATGGCCGCCTCGGAGCGCGTGTTCCTGCTCCTGGACACGCCCGCCGATTGGAGCGACGCCCCGACCGCTACCGACCTCGAACCGATCCGCGGCCGCATCGAGTTTCACGATCTTTCGTTCGGCTACGATCCGAAGCGGCTGGTGTTGCACGGCGTCAATTTCATTGCCGAGCCGGGCGAAATGATCGCCCTGGTGGGTCACACCGGCAGCGGCAAAACGTCGATCATCAATCTAATCGCCAAATTCTATCTGCCCACTGCCGGCCAGTTGCTGATCGATGGCCGCGACATTTGCCAGACCACGAGCAGCTCGCTGCATCGGCAGATCGGCATCGTGCTGCAAAACAATTTCTTGTTCAGCGATTCCGTGCTGGAAAACATCCGCGTGGGCCGGCCCGAGGCGACCGACGAAGAAGTGTTCGAAGCCGTGCGGCGGCTCGATTGCCTCGACCTGATCGAGGGCCTGCCGGAAGGAATGGCCACCGCGGTCGGCGAGCGCGGCGGCAACTTGTCGCTCGGACAGCGGCAGGTCGTCTGCTTCGCCCGAGCGATGCTGGCCGACCCGCGAATCCTGATCCTCGACGAAGCCACGAGCAGCGTCGACACAATCACGGAAGCGCGCATCCAGCGAGCATTGAACTTATTGCTCGAAGGCCGCACGAGCTTTGTCGTCGCCCACAGGCTCAGCACGGTGCGGCATGCCGACCAGGTGCTGGTGCTCGACAACGGTAAAATCGTCGAACGCGGCCGCCACGCGGAGCTGCTGGCCCTCGGCGGCACATACGCGCAGCTCTACCGGCGGTTTGTCGAGCAATAG
- a CDS encoding ABC transporter ATP-binding protein, translating to MIRRLLGLAWRHRLGCVHVVGEQVLLVVLALAQLGLTGLGIDVIRHHVLPGSIPLRWPFGWTPAGLSPLGQVALIAGTILGLALMHAALRFRAAITVSNLVLRIVVQLRTEVYDKLQRLSFRFFDANQSGSIINRVAGDVQAVRMFIDGVIIQVLTVALSLTVYLAYMLSVHVLLTLACLATTPLLWWAAVRFSRTVRPAYLRSSELIDRLVLVLSENIQGVPVIKGFGRERLEIEKFTTANRAARDQMHWIFGRISIFQPVMGLLTQLNMVVLLGYGGWLVIHGQIALGGGLFVFANLLHQFANQVSQVTNIANSIQASLTGAERVFEILDAPLEVENPPQPVRPAKSRGAVRFDNVAFGYRPESNVIEEISLDVRPGQRVAVVGATGAGKTTLLSLIPRFYDATFGRVIVDGVDVRDWELDHLRRNVGLVFQESFLFSNTVASNIAFGQPDATFAQIQRAARIAAADEFISKLPEGYNTVIGEHGCNLSGGQRQRLAIARAILLEPPILILDDALASIDPGTEHEILAAMESAMRGRTTFVIAHRLSTLRRADMVIVLDHGRIVQRGTHQQLLVGDGHYLASARLQAADAGAAMPAA from the coding sequence TTGATCCGCCGCCTGCTCGGGCTGGCATGGCGCCACCGTTTGGGTTGCGTCCATGTGGTCGGCGAGCAGGTGCTGCTGGTGGTGCTCGCGCTGGCGCAACTCGGGCTGACCGGCTTGGGCATCGACGTGATTCGGCATCATGTTTTGCCCGGCAGTATTCCGCTTCGTTGGCCTTTCGGCTGGACGCCCGCCGGTTTGTCGCCGCTCGGGCAAGTGGCCTTGATCGCCGGCACGATTCTGGGTCTCGCGCTCATGCATGCCGCGCTGCGATTTCGCGCCGCGATCACCGTGTCGAATCTCGTGCTGAGGATCGTGGTGCAGTTGCGCACCGAAGTCTATGACAAATTGCAACGGCTTAGCTTCCGCTTCTTCGACGCCAATCAGAGCGGCTCGATCATCAATCGAGTCGCCGGCGACGTGCAGGCCGTGCGAATGTTTATCGACGGGGTGATCATCCAGGTGCTGACGGTGGCGCTTTCGCTGACCGTTTATCTGGCCTACATGCTATCGGTGCACGTGCTGCTGACGCTCGCCTGCCTCGCCACGACGCCGCTGTTGTGGTGGGCCGCGGTGCGATTTTCACGCACGGTTCGGCCGGCCTATTTGCGCAGCAGCGAGTTGATCGATCGGCTGGTGCTGGTGCTTTCGGAGAATATACAGGGCGTGCCGGTGATTAAAGGCTTCGGCCGCGAACGGCTCGAGATCGAAAAATTCACGACCGCCAACCGTGCCGCTCGCGACCAGATGCACTGGATCTTCGGCCGGATCAGCATTTTTCAGCCTGTGATGGGTTTGCTCACGCAATTGAACATGGTCGTGCTGCTCGGCTACGGCGGATGGCTGGTGATCCACGGGCAGATCGCGCTCGGCGGCGGGCTGTTCGTGTTCGCCAATCTGTTGCATCAATTTGCCAATCAAGTTAGCCAAGTGACGAACATCGCCAACAGCATCCAGGCCAGCCTGACCGGGGCGGAGCGCGTGTTCGAGATTCTCGATGCGCCGCTGGAGGTGGAAAACCCGCCGCAACCGGTGCGTCCGGCGAAAAGCCGCGGCGCGGTGCGGTTCGACAATGTTGCGTTCGGCTATCGGCCGGAATCGAACGTGATCGAGGAGATTTCGCTTGATGTGCGGCCGGGGCAACGCGTCGCCGTCGTCGGGGCCACGGGGGCTGGCAAAACGACGCTGCTCAGCCTGATTCCGCGATTTTACGACGCGACGTTCGGCCGCGTGATCGTCGATGGCGTCGATGTGCGCGATTGGGAATTAGACCACCTGCGGCGAAACGTCGGGCTGGTGTTTCAGGAAAGCTTTTTGTTCAGCAACACCGTGGCGTCGAACATCGCCTTCGGCCAACCGGATGCCACATTCGCCCAGATTCAGCGCGCGGCCCGCATCGCCGCCGCCGACGAATTCATTTCCAAATTGCCGGAAGGCTACAACACCGTCATCGGCGAGCATGGCTGCAATCTGTCGGGCGGGCAGCGGCAACGATTGGCGATCGCCCGGGCGATCCTGCTCGAGCCCCCGATTCTGATTCTGGACGACGCGCTGGCATCGATCGATCCCGGTACGGAGCACGAAATCCTGGCCGCGATGGAATCTGCAATGCGCGGCCGCACCACGTTCGTGATCGCGCACCGCTTGAGCACGCTTCGCCGGGCCGACATGGTGATCGTGCTCGATCATGGCCGAATCGTGCAGCGCGGCACGCATCAGCAGTTGCTGGTAGGCGATGGACATTATCTGGCCAGCGCCCGGCTGCAAGCGGCCGATGCGGGAGCGGCGATGCCGGCAGCGTGA
- the cls gene encoding cardiolipin synthase, with protein sequence MDHFLRGAQVVLHDFWQYVFTGGMLIATIVASCHAALTKRNVRGAIGWVGIIWLVPIVGVALYALLGINRIKRRGTLLRSGQYRAEPRALEREVPAEQLEKTLTAHNHHMRTLVELVGRVTHRPLLAGNRIETLAGGDAAYPAMLAAIDAATQSVSLMSYIFDNDRLGQRFVDALKGAVERGVEVRVLVDAIGSRYSFPSIIGKLVRAGIRAERFLESLLPGYFAYANLRNHRKIMVVDGRIGFTGGLNIRAAEMLSLHTRSPIQDLHFRLTGPVVLQLQEVFAEDWSFATKEVLSGEQWFPPAKEAGTALARGIRSGPDEDLGEISLVLAGALSCAHSSVALLTPYFLPDETLMSALNVAAMRGVQVDIILPSKNNLALVQWASTASLPELLEHGCRVWLSPPPFDHTKLLLVDNLWSLVGSSNWDPRSLRLNFEFNVECYDRDLAKSLGEMVAHKRSVARQLSPVDINGRALPLRLRDGIARLLSPYL encoded by the coding sequence ATGGATCATTTCCTCCGCGGAGCGCAAGTCGTTCTGCACGATTTCTGGCAGTACGTATTCACCGGCGGAATGCTGATCGCCACGATCGTCGCCTCTTGCCATGCCGCGCTGACGAAACGGAATGTCCGCGGGGCCATTGGTTGGGTCGGCATCATCTGGCTTGTGCCGATCGTCGGCGTCGCGCTTTATGCCCTGCTAGGCATCAATCGCATCAAGCGCCGCGGAACCCTGCTGCGCAGCGGGCAATATCGGGCCGAGCCGCGCGCGCTCGAGCGCGAGGTGCCAGCCGAACAGCTCGAAAAAACGCTCACCGCTCACAACCACCACATGCGAACCCTCGTCGAACTGGTCGGCCGGGTCACCCACCGGCCGCTGTTGGCGGGCAACCGCATCGAAACGCTGGCGGGCGGCGATGCCGCCTATCCCGCGATGCTCGCCGCCATCGACGCCGCCACGCAATCCGTCTCACTGATGAGCTACATCTTCGACAACGATCGCCTGGGCCAGCGTTTCGTCGATGCCTTGAAAGGGGCGGTCGAGCGCGGCGTCGAAGTTCGCGTGTTGGTCGACGCAATCGGGTCGCGCTACAGCTTTCCTTCGATCATCGGCAAGCTGGTGCGGGCCGGCATCCGGGCCGAAAGGTTTTTGGAATCCCTTTTGCCCGGCTATTTCGCCTATGCCAATTTGCGCAACCACCGGAAGATCATGGTGGTCGATGGCCGGATCGGTTTCACCGGCGGGTTGAATATCCGTGCGGCGGAAATGCTTTCGCTTCACACCAGATCGCCGATTCAGGATCTGCACTTCCGTCTGACCGGCCCGGTCGTGCTGCAATTGCAGGAGGTGTTTGCCGAAGATTGGTCGTTTGCCACGAAAGAAGTCCTGTCGGGAGAGCAATGGTTTCCACCGGCAAAGGAGGCGGGAACAGCGCTTGCCCGCGGGATTCGCTCGGGGCCGGATGAAGATCTTGGCGAAATATCGCTGGTGCTCGCTGGGGCGCTATCGTGCGCCCATTCGAGCGTCGCGCTGCTGACGCCCTATTTTCTGCCTGATGAGACATTGATGTCGGCCTTGAACGTGGCGGCGATGCGCGGCGTCCAGGTCGATATCATCCTGCCTAGCAAAAATAATCTGGCACTGGTGCAGTGGGCCTCGACGGCATCGCTTCCGGAACTACTCGAGCATGGTTGCCGGGTTTGGCTATCGCCGCCGCCTTTCGACCATACGAAACTGCTGCTGGTCGACAATCTGTGGAGCCTGGTCGGTTCGAGCAATTGGGACCCGCGCAGTTTGCGGCTGAATTTCGAATTCAATGTGGAATGCTACGATCGCGATTTGGCGAAATCGCTCGGCGAAATGGTGGCCCACAAGCGGAGCGTCGCGCGGCAACTGTCGCCGGTCGACATCAATGGCCGCGCGCTGCCGCTCCGCCTGCGCGATGGCATCGCCCGGCTGCTGTCGCCGTATCTGTGA
- a CDS encoding HupE/UreJ family protein — MTNRHRTVLATLAAMMTLAVATPALAHPGHGGHEFADGWAHPFSGLDHLLAMIAVGLLAVRMGGKAIWIMPCTFIAAMLAGGGLAALGVPMPGAEWWIAASVLALGVMVAATGVIPLKYGAALVALFAVFHGHAHVHELLGSSAAASIAPYAIGFVLATAILHASGIAIGLGLRRWGQPMAMRVAGGMITAAGLLILCGIIQV, encoded by the coding sequence ATGACCAATCGACACAGGACGGTGCTGGCCACGCTAGCTGCGATGATGACGTTGGCGGTTGCGACTCCGGCACTGGCCCATCCGGGCCATGGCGGTCACGAATTCGCCGATGGCTGGGCGCATCCGTTCAGCGGGCTCGATCATTTGCTGGCGATGATTGCCGTCGGGTTGCTGGCTGTGCGGATGGGTGGCAAGGCGATTTGGATCATGCCCTGCACCTTCATCGCCGCGATGCTGGCCGGTGGCGGATTGGCCGCGTTGGGCGTTCCGATGCCGGGCGCGGAGTGGTGGATCGCCGCGTCGGTGTTGGCGCTGGGAGTGATGGTCGCCGCGACCGGGGTGATTCCGCTGAAATATGGGGCGGCATTGGTGGCCCTATTTGCCGTCTTCCACGGCCATGCGCATGTGCACGAGTTGCTGGGAAGCTCGGCCGCGGCATCGATCGCGCCCTACGCGATCGGTTTCGTCTTGGCGACCGCCATCTTGCACGCCAGCGGGATTGCGATCGGCCTTGGACTTCGCCGATGGGGCCAGCCGATGGCGATGCGTGTCGCCGGCGGCATGATCACCGCCGCAGGTCTCTTGATCCTATGCGGCATCATCCAGGTCTGA
- the nikR gene encoding nickel-responsive transcriptional regulator NikR, producing MENIVRFSVSIEGELLDEFDRYCKENHFATRSEAIRQIFRQTLTAQAWESDDHETAATLTIVYDHHRANLADSLLHLQHEHTDLVVATTHVHLDHDTCLEVIILRGKAGKLRHVASQLKGLKGIRQGQLVLANAQATP from the coding sequence ATGGAAAACATCGTTCGATTCAGCGTTTCGATCGAAGGCGAGTTGCTCGACGAATTCGATCGCTATTGCAAGGAAAACCACTTCGCCACGCGGAGCGAAGCGATCCGGCAGATATTCCGTCAAACGCTGACGGCCCAGGCTTGGGAATCCGACGACCATGAAACGGCCGCCACACTCACGATCGTTTACGACCATCATCGAGCCAATCTCGCCGATTCGCTGCTCCACTTGCAGCACGAGCATACCGACTTGGTCGTCGCCACGACCCACGTCCATCTCGACCACGACACCTGCCTCGAGGTGATCATTCTGCGTGGAAAGGCCGGCAAGCTGCGGCATGTCGCCTCGCAGCTCAAAGGTCTGAAGGGCATTCGGCAGGGACAGCTTGTGCTGGCCAACGCGCAGGCGACACCCTAG